One Salvia splendens isolate huo1 chromosome 22, SspV2, whole genome shotgun sequence DNA segment encodes these proteins:
- the LOC121787013 gene encoding pre-rRNA-processing protein TSR2 homolog: MNNHRMTLEAAAQFGDGIQMVLSRWAALRMAIENGWGGRDSLQKSQQLGHNLFNFLTQSKNQVYIDDVEDILYEFMDSLNNEIQDGSLEEVAEKFMVMREECLEGQFDSIKKLRETNVPSVSYTRQPNSDDEEDSDEDDAIIENNMSVMEVDAPQPQRQLDHNLTDIVADESSTKDTPQVVDGWTVVSKKSKERKK; this comes from the exons ATGAACAACCACCGTATGACTCTGGAGGCAGCGGCGCAATTCGGTGATGGAATTCAGATGGTTCTTTCTCGGTGGGCTGCACTGCGGATGGCCATCGAAAACGGGTGGGGTGGCCGCGACTCTCTCCAGAAATCGCAGCAGCTCGGCCACAATCTCTTCAATTTCCTCACTCAATCGAAAA ATCAAGTGTATATTGATGATGTAGAGGATATACTTTATGAATTCATGGACTCTCTCAATAATGAGATTCAGGACGGCAGTTTAGAGGAG GTTGCAGAAAAGTTTATGGTAATGCGTGAAGAATGTTTAGAAGGTCAGTTTGACTCGATAAAGAAGCTGCGAGAAACAAATGTTCCAAGTGTTTCGTATACCAGGCAG CCCAACAGCGATGACGAGGAAGACAGTGATGAAGATGATGCAATTATAGAGAATAATATGTCAGTAATGGAAGTTGATGCTCCACAACCACagcgccaattggatcacaatctGACTGATATTGTGGCGGATGAAAGTAGCACGAAAGATACTCCTCAAGTTGTGGATGGATGGACTGTTGTTTCAAAAAAGagtaaagagagaaagaagtga